The Garra rufa chromosome 23, GarRuf1.0, whole genome shotgun sequence genome includes a region encoding these proteins:
- the myl10 gene encoding myosin regulatory light chain 10, producing MAPKKAKKKEAASSNVFSMFEQSQIQEFKEAFTIMDQNRDGFIDKNDLRDTFAALGRLNVGNDELDEMLKEASGPINFTVFLTMFGEKLKGTDPEETILNAFKIFDPEGTGILKGEEIKYHLMSQADKFTEAEVNQMFTNFPLDVAGNLDYKNLCYVITHGEDKEQE from the exons ATG GCACCAAAGAAAGCCAAGAAGAAGGAAGCTGCCAGCTCCAACGTGTTTAGCATGTTTGAGCAGTCGCAGATCCAGGAGTTTAAAGAG GCTTTCACCATCATGGACCAGAACAGAGATGGCTTTATTGACAAAAATGACCTGAGGGACACATTTGCTGCTTTGG GACGTCTCAACGTTGGCAACGATGAGCTTGATGAGATGCTAAAGGAAGCCTCGGGCCCTATTAACTTCACCGTCTTCCTCACCATGTTTGGAGAGAAGCTCAAAG GTACAGACCCTGAGGAGACTATTCTCAACGCCTTTAAGATCTTCGACCCAGAGGGCACGGGAATCCTTAAAGGAGAAGA GATCAAATATCACCTTATGTCCCAGGCAGACAAATTTACCGAGGCTGAG GTAAACCAGATGTTCACAAACTTTCCCTTGGATGTGGCTGGCAACCTGGACTACAAAAACCTGTGCTACGTCATCACCCACGGAGAGGATAAGGAACAGGAGtaa